Proteins from one Mercurialis annua linkage group LG7, ddMerAnnu1.2, whole genome shotgun sequence genomic window:
- the LOC126657126 gene encoding uncharacterized protein LOC126657126, whose translation MAKECLGGCSYVLRLDGNNHMFPIVWAIVDVEDKENWRWFLDCLINSLDLKNGAGITIIFDMQKLQKRHYHRLNTDGMQDMCMQIEVKTREGEKAAVDLLKYTPHKWCKAYINARYKCDMVDNNVRETFNSWVNEFRDRPPITLLKEIRKKVMKRISNYKILLPHGKVTSHLIAWLQLSAIFLLSTECEILDNCDDGYEVSHGDDQHIEIFNKKSCTCRLWDISGIPCAHEIVALYHAKKNPFDYICNYFNKMMFQNAYHFSLQPAGGGQMLAL comes from the exons ATGGCAAAAGAGTGTTTAGGAGGTTGTTCATATGTTTTGAGGCTT GATGGGAATAACCATATGTTCCCAATTGTTTGGGCCATTGTTGATGTGGAGGACAAAGAAAACTGGAGATGGTTTTTGGACTGCCTTATTAACTCTCTAGATTTGAAGAATGGGGCTGGCATAACAATAATTTTTGATATGCAAAAA CTACAAAAGAGGCACTACCATAGGCTGAACACAGATGGTATGCAAGACATGTGTATGCAAATTGAAGTAAAGACTAGAGAGGGG GAAAAGGCAGCTGTTGACTTGCTAAAATACACTCCACATAAGTGGTGCAAGGCTTATATTAATGCAAGATATAAATGTGATATGGTGGACAACAATGTCAGAGAGACATTCAATTCTTGGGTGAATGAATTCAGGGACAGACCACCAATCACACTTCTGAAAGAGATTAGAAAGAAGGTCATGAAAAGGATATCAAACTACAAGATTTTACTTCCACATGGCAAGGTGACTTCTCACCTGATTGCATGGCTACAGTTGAGTGCAATTTTTTTGTTGAGCACTGAATGTGAGATATTGGACAATTGTGATGATGGTTATGAGGTCAGCCATGGTGATGATCAACACATTGAGATTTTCAACAAAAAGTCTTGTACCTGCAGGTTATGGGATATAAGTGGGATTCCTTGTGCACATGAAATTGTAGCCCTATACCATGCCAAGAAGAACCCCTTCGACTACATTTGCAATTATTTCAACAAGATGATGTTCCAAAATGCATATCATTTTTCCCTACAACCTGCTGGGGGCGGTCAAATGTTGGCATTGTGA